In the genome of Halococcus hamelinensis 100A6, the window TGACGATGATCGGAGATTGCCCAATAGGGCCAGGAGCCCAAATTTTGAGAAGCACATAACTGACGACTCCAGTGAGTGTCCCTACGAAGGCACCATACTTGTTCGCCCGAGGCCAGAAGAATCCAAGCAGCAAGGGGGGAGCTAAGCCTGTCGCCAATCCACCGAACGCAAAGACAACGATGAGTTGCAAGAGCGGTGGTTGAGCTAAACCGATACCCAAGCCAACGAGGCCAACGACCGCCGTCACGCTGCTTGTGAGCAATCGCTGTTGCCTATCCGAAAGCTCTCTGTTTCCATACTCTTGATATATATTGACCACGATCGCGGAGCTGATCAGGATACCCATCGCCCCGACAGTCGTTTGTGCGGCACCAACAACACCTGTCAATACGATTCCGGATGGGACATCCGGCAGCGCAGCGAGCGTATACAGCGGAAGGTTCTGGTCAGGGGCAATCCCGGTCGGATTGAGTACTTTCCCAGCGCTCCCGGCGAGGATGATTACCACGAAGGACCAAAACGTCACCAAAAACGCACCCAGTCCTGCCGACCGCTTGATCGTCGTCGTTGAGTTCACCCCTAGATTGCCCTGAATCGCATGAGCGATACCTAACCAACCGAACGAAAACGTCACCCAGATTGCGACGTATCGATACCACGAGATTCCGTCGCCGGGGGGGACGAGAAGATCGGGATTGATGGAAGCGATATTCGAGAATATCTCACTACCGGAACCCAGAGTGACAGCCAGCAACGCCAGCGTCCCGAACGTCATTGCGATTCCGCCAACAATGCCGATGATCCCAGTTCCACGAAGTCCGCCCAGTGTCGTGTACAGGATAACGATACCAGCGAATATCAACATGCTGAGTGTATATGGAAGGCCGGAAATAGCGGTGATCGCTCGCGCAGCACCGGTGAATTCTGTAGAGACGTAGGCTTCAGTGAATACGATAACGACGAGCCCAAGCAGTAAGATGAGCGGTTTATAGGACTCATACCGCGCGATATACAGATCAAGGAGGGAGTCCGCGTCGATCCGTCGAGAGATAATGCCCATTTTCTTGCCATAGATACCGAGTACGTAGAGTGTGAACGGGCCTTGAGCGAGTATCGCTAGGGTGTAGGACGGTCCATACTCCCAGGTATACCCCGGACTGCCGATGAATGTCCCGGGGCTGATTCCCGATGCGGCAACTAAGATGAGTGTGACGAGTATCCCGAGATCGCGCCCTCCGACGTAGAATTCGTTCTGATAGTCCTCCGTGTCGACCCCCTGTTGAAGATATCCCACATAGAACGTGGCGGCCAGTAAAATGAGGATATACGCTGCGAAGGTGAGGATAATGCCATCGACCATATTAGCTCCTCCAAGCTTCTAGGGAGGCATCCTCGATATAATAGAACGCGATGAGAAAGCCGACGATCGCGAATAGAATCAACTCTACCGTAATGAAGAACATGTACGTGGGAAACCCAAGAATGTACTCGAACTGACCATCGTAGGACAGCGCCCCCCAAGCAGCGGTTGCGAAAAACAGCAACCCCATCGTGATCATATACGCGAATATGACCTTTGCCTCGTGCTGGGCTCGTTCGAGTCTTGGGTCAGGCTCGATATTGTATTCGTCCAGAAGTGACATTCAGGCACCCATTTCCAAATAGTCGCTCGCTGAAAGCGAACGAAACGTGGGTAGAATGTGTTCGAGTTCCTTGAATAGAAGAGTCAGTGTGTGCTCTTTTGTGCTACTACATAGCATGCAACTCGAAGTCATATCCCGTGGGCATATTTGTTGTGGTGGTAGATTCCAGTTGCTCCATCGCCATACCAGTGCAAGAATTCATAGTTAGAGTTGTTCAACATACCACCGAAAGCATAGTCCCGCGCTGTCTCGCGTGGAAACCGTTCTTCGTCGGCAATTTCCTAAGCTACCGAGCATCGTTGATTTCCACACGTTTATTATCAATAGACAACAGTGCTTAGAGAGAAAGACGGTCACAAAACGGAACAGTCGACGATGCTGATGTGCTCTGGACCCCCGGTTGCGCGGGGGCAAACCTTAGCCAACACCCTAACACATCGACGAAACATGATGTCTCGGCTGTCCCGTGTGGAAACCGTCCTTCGTCGCGGCTTCCAAGCGAATGCTAATCGGGCATCGGTCATCTCCCGACGCTATTGGTCGGCGATTCGAATTCCGTACAGCAGCATTAGCGATTCCACGGTGCGTAATCGCGGTCGATAATACGCTCTTCGCGCTCGATTCCGTCAATCCGGGCGAGCTCCCCCTCAGTCAAATCGAGTTCCCGAGCAGCCAGGTTATCATGAAGATGGTCTGGACTGGACGCTTTCGGAATTACGGCAACGTTGTCTTTCGAGAGAAGCCACGCGAGGCTCACTTGAGCTGGCGAAACGTTGTGCCGCTGTGCTATTTCTTGTATTGCCGGGATATCGAACACCGCTCCCTGTGCTAACGGACAGAACGCAACGACCCAGTGGTCGTGTTCTTGGGCATACCCAACGAGTTCGTCTTGCTGAAGCAGCGGATGCATTTCGATTTG includes:
- a CDS encoding sodium:solute symporter family transporter gives rise to the protein MVDGIILTFAAYILILLAATFYVGYLQQGVDTEDYQNEFYVGGRDLGILVTLILVAASGISPGTFIGSPGYTWEYGPSYTLAILAQGPFTLYVLGIYGKKMGIISRRIDADSLLDLYIARYESYKPLILLLGLVVIVFTEAYVSTEFTGAARAITAISGLPYTLSMLIFAGIVILYTTLGGLRGTGIIGIVGGIAMTFGTLALLAVTLGSGSEIFSNIASINPDLLVPPGDGISWYRYVAIWVTFSFGWLGIAHAIQGNLGVNSTTTIKRSAGLGAFLVTFWSFVVIILAGSAGKVLNPTGIAPDQNLPLYTLAALPDVPSGIVLTGVVGAAQTTVGAMGILISSAIVVNIYQEYGNRELSDRQQRLLTSSVTAVVGLVGLGIGLAQPPLLQLIVVFAFGGLATGLAPPLLLGFFWPRANKYGAFVGTLTGVVSYVLLKIWAPGPIGQSPIIVTLIIAFGLNILVSYFTEDPSPETLRLYFGKYDSE